The Mus musculus strain C57BL/6J chromosome 2, GRCm38.p6 C57BL/6J genome has a window encoding:
- the Ppp6c gene encoding serine/threonine-protein phosphatase 6 catalytic subunit isoform X1 codes for MGDFVDRGYYSLETFTYLLALKAKWPDRITLLRGNHESRQITQVYGFYDECQTKYGNANAWRYCTKVFDMLTVAALIDEQILCVHGGLSPDIKTLDQIRTIERNQEIPHKGAFCDLVWSDPEDVDTWAISPRGAGWLFGAKVTNEFVHINNLKLICRAHQLVHEGYKFMFDEKLVTVWSAPNYCYRCGNIASIMVFKDVNTREPKLFRAVPDSERVIPPRTTTPYFL; via the exons ATG GGTGATTTTGTAGACAGAGGTTACTATAGTTTGGAGACCTTCACTTATCTTCTTGCACTAAAGGCTAAGTGGCCTGACCGTATTACACTTTTAAGAGGAAATCATGAGAGTAGACAGATAACACAGGTGTATGGATTTTATG ATGAGTGCCAAACCAAATATGGAAATGCTAATGCCTGGAGATACTGTACCAAAGTTTTTGATATGCTCACAGTAGCAGCT ttaaTAGATGAGCAGATTTTGTGTGTTCATGGCGGTTTATCTCCTGATATCAAAACACTGGATCAAATTCGAACTATTGAACGAAATCAGGAAATTCCTCACAAAGGAGCATTTTGTGACTTGGTGTGGTCAGATCCTGAAGATGTGGACACTTGGGCAATCAGTCCCAGAGGAGCAGGTTGGCTATTTGGAGCAAAAGTCACAAATGAG TTTGTTCATATCAACAACTTAAAACTCATCTGCAGAGCACATCAGCTTGTGCACGAAGGCTATAAGTTTATGTTTGACGAGAAGCTGGTCACAGTGTGGTCTGCTCCTAACTACTGCTATCGCTGTGGAAACATTGCTTCCATCATGGTCTTCAAAGATGTCAATACGAGAGAACCAAAGTTATTCCGAGCAGTTCCAGATTCAGAACGTGTTATTCCTCCCAGAACCACGACGCCGTATTTCCTTTGA
- the Ppp6c gene encoding serine/threonine-protein phosphatase 6 catalytic subunit: protein MAPLDLDKYVEIARQCKYLPENDLKRLCDYVCDLLLEESNVQPVSTPVTVCGDIHGQFYDLCELFRTGGQVPDTNYIFMGDFVDRGYYSLETFTYLLALKAKWPDRITLLRGNHESRQITQVYGFYDECQTKYGNANAWRYCTKVFDMLTVAALIDEQILCVHGGLSPDIKTLDQIRTIERNQEIPHKGAFCDLVWSDPEDVDTWAISPRGAGWLFGAKVTNEFVHINNLKLICRAHQLVHEGYKFMFDEKLVTVWSAPNYCYRCGNIASIMVFKDVNTREPKLFRAVPDSERVIPPRTTTPYFL from the exons ATGGCGCCGCTGGATCTGGACAAGTATGTGGAGATAGCGCGGCAGTGCAAGTACCTTCCCGAGAACGACCTGAAG aGGCTATGTGACTATGTTTGTGATCTGCTCTTGGAAGAGTCGAATGTTCAGCCAGTGTCAACGCCAGTAACAGTGTGTGGTGACATACACGGACAG TTTTATGATCTTTGTGAACTGTTCAGAACTGGAGGTCAGGTTCCTGACACAAACTACATATTTATG GGTGATTTTGTAGACAGAGGTTACTATAGTTTGGAGACCTTCACTTATCTTCTTGCACTAAAGGCTAAGTGGCCTGACCGTATTACACTTTTAAGAGGAAATCATGAGAGTAGACAGATAACACAGGTGTATGGATTTTATG ATGAGTGCCAAACCAAATATGGAAATGCTAATGCCTGGAGATACTGTACCAAAGTTTTTGATATGCTCACAGTAGCAGCT ttaaTAGATGAGCAGATTTTGTGTGTTCATGGCGGTTTATCTCCTGATATCAAAACACTGGATCAAATTCGAACTATTGAACGAAATCAGGAAATTCCTCACAAAGGAGCATTTTGTGACTTGGTGTGGTCAGATCCTGAAGATGTGGACACTTGGGCAATCAGTCCCAGAGGAGCAGGTTGGCTATTTGGAGCAAAAGTCACAAATGAG TTTGTTCATATCAACAACTTAAAACTCATCTGCAGAGCACATCAGCTTGTGCACGAAGGCTATAAGTTTATGTTTGACGAGAAGCTGGTCACAGTGTGGTCTGCTCCTAACTACTGCTATCGCTGTGGAAACATTGCTTCCATCATGGTCTTCAAAGATGTCAATACGAGAGAACCAAAGTTATTCCGAGCAGTTCCAGATTCAGAACGTGTTATTCCTCCCAGAACCACGACGCCGTATTTCCTTTGA
- the Ppp6c gene encoding serine/threonine-protein phosphatase 6 catalytic subunit isoform X2 codes for MYVHVCVCMSVEVRGQPEGLGSFSTMWILGFKVSHQALGQMPLTDECQTKYGNANAWRYCTKVFDMLTVAALIDEQILCVHGGLSPDIKTLDQIRTIERNQEIPHKGAFCDLVWSDPEDVDTWAISPRGAGWLFGAKVTNEFVHINNLKLICRAHQLVHEGYKFMFDEKLVTVWSAPNYCYRCGNIASIMVFKDVNTREPKLFRAVPDSERVIPPRTTTPYFL; via the exons ATGTATGTGcacgtctgtgtgtgtatgtcagtggaggtcagaggacaacctgaagGACTTGGTTCTTTctctaccatgtggattctggggttcAAAGTCAGTCATCAGGCTTTGGGACAAATGCCTTTAACTG ATGAGTGCCAAACCAAATATGGAAATGCTAATGCCTGGAGATACTGTACCAAAGTTTTTGATATGCTCACAGTAGCAGCT ttaaTAGATGAGCAGATTTTGTGTGTTCATGGCGGTTTATCTCCTGATATCAAAACACTGGATCAAATTCGAACTATTGAACGAAATCAGGAAATTCCTCACAAAGGAGCATTTTGTGACTTGGTGTGGTCAGATCCTGAAGATGTGGACACTTGGGCAATCAGTCCCAGAGGAGCAGGTTGGCTATTTGGAGCAAAAGTCACAAATGAG TTTGTTCATATCAACAACTTAAAACTCATCTGCAGAGCACATCAGCTTGTGCACGAAGGCTATAAGTTTATGTTTGACGAGAAGCTGGTCACAGTGTGGTCTGCTCCTAACTACTGCTATCGCTGTGGAAACATTGCTTCCATCATGGTCTTCAAAGATGTCAATACGAGAGAACCAAAGTTATTCCGAGCAGTTCCAGATTCAGAACGTGTTATTCCTCCCAGAACCACGACGCCGTATTTCCTTTGA